A genomic stretch from Candidatus Zixiibacteriota bacterium includes:
- a CDS encoding RNA-binding protein produces the protein MNIYVGNMSFETTKEQLRQAFEGFGQVSTVNVITDRDSGQPKGFAFVEMPATAEATAAIGGLNGREMNGRELKVNQAKPREDRGNREGGNGYRKVY, from the coding sequence GTGAATATCTACGTCGGAAACATGTCGTTCGAAACGACAAAAGAACAGTTGCGCCAGGCTTTCGAAGGCTTTGGTCAGGTCTCAACCGTGAACGTCATTACTGATCGCGACAGCGGACAGCCGAAAGGGTTCGCGTTTGTTGAGATGCCGGCAACCGCAGAGGCGACTGCCGCCATTGGCGGGCTCAACGGCCGCGAGATGAACGGTCGCGAGTTGAAAGTTAATCAGGCGAAACCGCGCGAAGACCGTGGTAATCGCGAAGGCGGCAACGGCTACCGCAAAGTGTATTAG